In Marivirga salinae, a single window of DNA contains:
- the hemE gene encoding uroporphyrinogen decarboxylase: MELKNDLLLRAAKGEKVERTPVWLMRQAGRILPEYRKVRASVSGFIELAQTPELAAEVTIQPVDILDVDAAIIFSDILVIPEAMGLPYEMVEKKGPRFPETIKSKADVEKLRVADVEESLSYVTKAIEITKKELNGRVPLIGFAGAPWTIFAYMVEGSGSKTFSKAKAMLYTEPDLSHQLLSKITDSTIAYLKAQIKAGADLVQVFDSWAGILSHEQYKEFSIPYLRKIADAIQDVPKTIFAKDAHAAFPDLSKLDYQTIGLDWTMNPIEVRKAVGNNKTLQGNLDPCVLYADKETIKRHTVRMLEQFGSDRHIANLGHGVYPDINPDHVKYFIEAVKEYSVK, encoded by the coding sequence ATGGAATTAAAAAATGATCTGCTGCTGAGAGCAGCAAAAGGTGAAAAAGTGGAAAGAACTCCTGTTTGGCTGATGAGACAAGCTGGAAGGATACTACCCGAATACAGAAAAGTCAGAGCGAGTGTTAGTGGATTTATTGAATTGGCGCAAACTCCAGAATTAGCAGCTGAAGTTACTATACAGCCTGTTGACATTCTGGATGTGGATGCTGCTATTATTTTTTCCGACATTTTAGTGATCCCAGAAGCTATGGGATTGCCGTATGAAATGGTGGAAAAAAAAGGGCCACGTTTCCCAGAAACGATCAAATCAAAAGCCGATGTCGAAAAACTTCGAGTTGCCGATGTGGAAGAAAGCCTTTCGTATGTGACGAAAGCTATTGAAATCACTAAGAAGGAATTAAATGGCAGAGTTCCATTAATTGGTTTTGCAGGTGCTCCATGGACTATTTTTGCCTATATGGTGGAAGGTTCTGGTAGCAAAACATTCTCTAAGGCTAAGGCTATGCTTTATACAGAGCCGGACTTATCTCATCAACTTTTGAGTAAGATTACGGATAGCACTATTGCTTATTTAAAAGCTCAAATTAAAGCTGGAGCAGATTTAGTGCAGGTTTTTGATAGCTGGGCAGGAATTTTATCCCATGAACAATACAAAGAATTTTCTATTCCATATTTACGGAAAATTGCTGATGCCATACAGGATGTTCCTAAAACTATCTTCGCTAAAGACGCCCATGCCGCTTTTCCTGATTTAAGCAAGCTTGATTATCAAACCATCGGCCTGGACTGGACGATGAATCCTATAGAGGTAAGAAAAGCCGTTGGAAATAACAAAACTTTACAGGGAAATCTTGATCCATGTGTTTTGTATGCTGATAAAGAAACGATTAAAAGACACACCGTCAGAATGTTGGAACAGTTCGGTTCGGACAGACATATTGCCAATTTAGGACATGGTGTTTATCCGGATATTAATCCTGATCATGTAAAATATTTTATAGAGGCAGTGAAAGAATATAGCGTTAAATAA
- a CDS encoding DUF6452 family protein gives MESIIKKSLVILLIAGIFACDVDSNCGSINVDYVTFGTVTLNANLEEAPKNVSFDSIISPQTDSIFRYKDSISISSFRLPLSPVENQTDFFFYYSINNANDTVKYGDTIRFTYEKLNRVDSPECGVDFEFVGMDTAYQTFDSLVIVNDTLKRTINAPNIKLFIF, from the coding sequence ATGGAATCAATTATCAAAAAAAGCTTAGTAATATTATTAATCGCAGGCATTTTTGCTTGTGATGTTGATAGCAATTGTGGAAGCATAAACGTGGATTATGTGACCTTTGGCACTGTAACACTTAATGCTAATTTAGAAGAAGCACCGAAAAATGTGAGCTTTGACAGTATTATCAGCCCACAAACTGACAGTATCTTTAGATATAAAGACAGTATTTCTATTTCAAGTTTCAGATTACCATTAAGCCCTGTAGAAAATCAAACAGATTTCTTTTTTTATTATTCTATTAATAATGCTAATGACACTGTTAAATATGGTGATACGATTCGCTTCACCTATGAAAAATTGAATAGAGTAGATTCTCCTGAATGTGGAGTTGATTTCGAGTTTGTTGGCATGGATACTGCTTATCAAACATTTGATTCTTTAGTTATTGTAAATGATACATTAAAAAGGACTATAAATGCGCCTAATATTAAGTTGTTTATTTTTTAG
- a CDS encoding DUF6048 family protein, whose product MRLILSCLFFSLISFSVFGQRTGSNAEVDSAEQKIVEPERPKVPKSFFIPTGIRIGTDLVALGVNAFGNNRQRYEFQADVDFHRIYLIGSYGINQYQISGENFEYSNDGNYFRIGLEANFLKFDPDYNTLTFGLRYARANYSESLTTNMTSPIYGPYEESLNNETVSARWFEMTTGLRVMVLKNLYMGYTFRIQLNRKLFDASSFRSYDIPGFGRAEFKNRWTFNYYLTYRIPWKEKQVMERSR is encoded by the coding sequence ATGCGCCTAATATTAAGTTGTTTATTTTTTAGTCTCATCAGCTTTTCCGTATTCGGGCAAAGAACTGGAAGTAATGCAGAAGTTGATTCAGCTGAACAAAAAATTGTAGAGCCTGAAAGACCAAAAGTGCCTAAATCTTTCTTTATTCCAACAGGGATTAGGATTGGAACTGATTTGGTGGCATTAGGTGTAAATGCCTTTGGCAACAATCGCCAGCGATATGAATTTCAGGCTGATGTTGATTTTCATAGAATTTATTTAATTGGGTCTTACGGTATAAATCAATACCAAATTAGTGGTGAAAACTTTGAATATAGCAATGATGGTAATTATTTCAGGATTGGATTAGAAGCTAACTTTCTAAAATTTGATCCTGACTACAATACTTTAACTTTTGGATTACGGTACGCAAGAGCAAATTATTCTGAAAGCTTAACGACCAATATGACTAGCCCAATTTACGGACCCTATGAAGAAAGCTTAAATAATGAGACAGTAAGTGCAAGATGGTTTGAAATGACAACCGGATTGAGAGTAATGGTTTTAAAAAACCTATATATGGGCTATACTTTTAGAATCCAGTTGAACCGCAAATTATTTGATGCTTCTAGTTTCAGATCTTATGATATACCCGGATTTGGAAGAGCGGAGTTTAAAAACAGATGGACATTCAATTATTATCTGACCTATAGAATTCCATGGAAAGAAAAACAAGTGATGGAAAGATCACGGTAA
- the sdaAA gene encoding L-serine ammonia-lyase, iron-sulfur-dependent, subunit alpha — protein sequence MSILFSEFKEWKEYCEEKGVKLFEPVLEYEKDQKGKDADFVWENLQKAYDVMRDAVKTGLEEDMQSRSGMINNGAKKVYKNPITVLDPNFQKLIARALAAKEVNSCMGRVVAAPTAGASGILPGTMFTLQEIHGLEDRKILEGLLVGAGIALIIEQKASLAGAVGGCQAETGSAAAMASGAIVYCLGGDIDQVFNAVAITIQCMLGLVCDPVAGLVEVPCVVRNASAAAIANSSAQIALSNVSGVIPVDECVDALGEVGQSMETKYKETAMGGLAATLTGQNISKKVLIQDIEMLPDEEEND from the coding sequence ATGTCAATACTTTTTAGTGAATTTAAGGAATGGAAAGAATACTGCGAGGAGAAAGGTGTTAAACTTTTTGAACCAGTATTGGAGTATGAAAAAGATCAAAAGGGAAAAGATGCAGATTTCGTATGGGAAAATTTGCAAAAAGCCTATGATGTAATGCGAGATGCCGTAAAAACTGGACTGGAAGAAGACATGCAATCTCGATCTGGAATGATTAATAATGGAGCCAAAAAGGTATATAAAAATCCCATAACAGTTTTAGATCCTAATTTCCAGAAATTAATTGCCAGAGCATTAGCTGCAAAAGAAGTGAATTCTTGTATGGGGAGAGTGGTAGCTGCACCTACCGCAGGAGCTAGCGGAATTTTGCCAGGCACCATGTTTACGCTACAGGAAATTCACGGATTAGAGGATAGGAAAATATTAGAAGGGCTTTTAGTGGGTGCTGGAATTGCTTTAATTATTGAACAAAAAGCTTCATTAGCAGGCGCTGTTGGAGGTTGCCAAGCTGAAACAGGAAGTGCAGCCGCAATGGCTTCTGGGGCAATTGTTTATTGTTTAGGTGGAGATATTGATCAAGTATTTAATGCAGTTGCCATTACCATTCAGTGCATGTTAGGTTTAGTTTGCGATCCTGTTGCTGGACTTGTGGAAGTGCCTTGCGTAGTAAGAAATGCAAGTGCTGCAGCTATAGCCAATTCTTCTGCCCAAATTGCTTTATCCAATGTAAGTGGTGTTATTCCAGTTGATGAATGTGTAGATGCCTTAGGTGAAGTAGGGCAAAGCATGGAAACGAAATATAAAGAAACTGCAATGGGAGGTTTAGCAGCTACACTAACAGGTCAAAACATTTCTAAAAAAGTGTTAATTCAGGATATAGAAATGCTACCTGATGAAGAAGAAAATGATTGA